The Misgurnus anguillicaudatus chromosome 23, ASM2758022v2, whole genome shotgun sequence sequence tcgactctgaggaagtccacaagttCAGGGTGTGTCATATCTCTGAAAGGCAGGTAcaaaaaagctttattaaaacattatagtAGCAAACCTTTAGAAAGCTAAGCCTTGTTTTAATCAGTATCCTacagttttatgtatttaagcATTTGTTTTGTCCATTGTATCTGAAAAAAGACACAAACTCAGTTATATTCAGAAAAGGCAGAACATTCAGAATTTGACTTTTCTGTGATTCTCAGATTTCAGTCTCACTGCAGCCGTTATCACAGCGCTACTCAGCAAATAACCATCATGACAGCtgtgtgcatattttcaaaataacacaaaagttCTGAGTGATGCGCTATGACGTTCAGTGCCACAATCAAATTTCACCTTGATTGTGTTTCCTCATCTTCTTTTTAAGGGGTTTCCCCAGTAATGATGGTACACAAAACAACGCGGCACATCGGCACCTGACTTTGAAACCTGCAGAAGCTGCGCCAGTAACTTGTTTGACTTAATAGGCAATAACTAACCAAGATGTGTTCTTGTACTTGTAATTTTGACAGACCTGCTCGCTTgaacatttctgtaattttgtAGCATGTCGCTGCGTCTGTGGCCAGGGCTTTTTTACCTTCTCTCCTCATCCATGTGTTTGTGCTCCCTTTTAATTGCACAATTGTTAGATATAGCCAAAGAGGCAGTGCGTGGCTGACGTTGGCAAATgtagcattttgaagtagactctgtctgactaagcttgcgctatttaatgtgcacattCATCCGGTGTGTGATACCTGCGAGTTGTCCTTCACAGGACGCAGTGCATAAGAACATGTTAAATAATCATAACACAAGCACACGTATctttatttaaactttatttaaccGCAACAATGACACGCTTTTGGCAAGATTATTAATCATGaattagatcattaaaatatttttagatcATTAAAACATGGATATTCATCATGACTATTGCAATATTAAGCTCAGCAGTGCTCTCACGTCAAGTTTACacagtaaaacatatttaacttTAAGCGACATGTTGCGTTGATTAATACattgtcatggtcctgtcttcAGGTCATACCCTGTGTCTCAATCTATTCCCTTTAATATTCAGATGTCAAAGGGCAGGAGGAATCACAGCTCGGTAATGTAGATTGAACAAGTTTTGTTCAACTTGAAATTTCACTTGAATTTCACAATAAGAAACAACTTAtcttttttaggtgttaccaactgaagttattttttaagttgatccaactgtttactttttacagtgtaccagtaaagtcagatgtatgatgagatgttgtgttacctcttacagtacaggaatactcttgtagctcctcactgttgattgagtccaggtacagcttgtttaataatgtcaatccatctgttacctgttgtccattcttataccagatgtaagtatgtttgttatccagagtgcatccggttgaacagcttaatatcactttttctccatctatcacagGGTCTGGACTGCTTCTCACTCGTGTATCTGAAATTTCTAAAACAGAGTTCACATAAACGAATTTTCAAAGATGGGCCTCATATTTTTGATTCAGCTCATTTGGTAAAGCATTACCTAAACCTCTTATCACAGTCGTGTTGATATCAGACTCCTACTCGAGCTATAATGCTTCAGTATAATGAGTGCTGCACAGAGAGTTTATTATGAGCAGTTACCTCTAACAGTAAGAAGGACTCCAGGATAACCAGAAACTACATCTGATGTGTTAGTGATGAACCTGAACTGATATGATCCAGTGTCACTCATGTTGACGTCTTTGATTCTCAGTGTGTTTCCCACAAACTCCACACGACCAGCAAACTGAGAAACCTCACGCAGATCTCTGAATTCCCTCTCATAACGGTAATCCCAGGATGTTTTCTCTACTGTATatccagtgggatgtgagtatgaagagtgaatatttactgttgatcccactaaagcacaaactcttgtagaggtgtaagtcacaccccaacagctactgttagaaagacctgaaagagtcacaaaatactgctgtaacattcacaatcaattacaaacacactcatactgtatatgaatcaacaagaaaactgctaatttaataaataattaatttaaatattgtgtaaatgt is a genomic window containing:
- the LOC141359600 gene encoding sialoadhesin-like translates to MLQQYFVTLSGLSNSSCWGVTYTSTRVCALVGSTVNIHSSYSHPTGYTVEKTSWDYRYEREFRDLREVSQFAGRVEFVGNTLRIKDVNMSDTGSYQFRFITNTSDVVSGYPGVLLTVREISDTRVRSSPDPVIDGEKVILSCSTGCTLDNKHTYIWYKNGQQVTDGLTLLNKLYLDSINSEELQEYSCTVRDTMDKTNA